CGCGTCAGCGAGCGTTTTCTGCGCCGACGCCGAGTTAAGGTGGCGCTGCGACGGACGCAGGTGCAGGCGAATATGCTGCCCGTCCTGCTCTTTCCAGGCGTTCAGCGCGACCTGCTCGACCAGCTTCGGTACCTGCAAGCGGCTGACGTCAGCGGCCCATTCATCGCGCGTAATCGCCTCTTCGGCGAGTTTGGCGGCAAGTTCCGGCGTTTTCTCATGCTCCAGCGCTTTTTTCAGCGCCCGCGGCGTGGCGACGGGTGCCTGCTGCGCCTGCGGCACGATATTTTTCGCTTTCCAGCGATACGCCTCTTTTTTGGCCGGGGCTTCTTCTTTCACCGCCGCGGGCCGGGACTGCACGCGCTCGGTCACGGACGCCAGCCGCTCCAGCGCGCTGTTATTCACCGGCCGCGCTGTGGCGGGCGCTGCCGGATCATTCTTTTTTGTTTTGGCCGCTCCCTGCGCGCGCTGCAACTGACTGCGCGCCTGTAGAAGCTGGCTGGTCGTGTCGGGCAGCGGCGTCTGCGCGCCCGGCTGCGGTTGAGAAACGGCTGGCGAAACGGGCTGCTGCGCCTGGGTCTGATAAGCGGGCTGAGACGCAGGCATCGCCGGCGCTTCAGGCGCGTTCACCACCGGCAGTACGGCGGCAGGTTGTACCTCGCGCTCGGGTTCCGGCAGCGGCGCGCGCGGGTGGAACGCCAGCGCACGCAGCATGGTCATTTCCACGCCCATCCTGCGCTCCGGCGCCCACGGCAGCTCTTTACGCCCGATAAGCAGCGTCTGGTAATAGAGCTGGATATCGCCAGGCGGCACGACGCGCGCCAGTTCGCGCAAGCGCGGCTCCAGCGGAGCCATATCCGCGCCAAGCGCGGAAGGCGAGAGCTGCACCATCGCGACGCGGTGCAGCAGGCCGAGCATTTCGACCAGCAGCGCTTCCCACTCGACGCCGCGCGCGGCAGCGTCGTTAATCTGCTGCATGACGCGCTCGCCATCGGCGGCGACCAGCGCCTCGATGAGGCTTAGCGCCTGATCGTCATCCAGCGTGCCGAGCATCGCGCCT
The genomic region above belongs to Cronobacter malonaticus LMG 23826 and contains:
- the dnaX gene encoding DNA polymerase III subunit gamma/tau, translating into MSYQVLARKWRPQTFADVVGQEHVLTALANGLSLGRIHHAYLFSGTRGVGKTSIARLLAKGLNCETGITATPCGVCDNCREIEQGRFVDLIEIDAASRTKVEDTRDLLDNVQYAPARGRFKVYLIDEVHMLSRHSFNALLKTLEEPPAHVKFLLATTDPQKLPVTILSRCLQFHLRALDPDQIRQQLEHVLTQEGIAHEPRALQLLARAADGSLRDALSLTDQAIASGDGQVTAQAVGAMLGTLDDDQALSLIEALVAADGERVMQQINDAAARGVEWEALLVEMLGLLHRVAMVQLSPSALGADMAPLEPRLRELARVVPPGDIQLYYQTLLIGRKELPWAPERRMGVEMTMLRALAFHPRAPLPEPEREVQPAAVLPVVNAPEAPAMPASQPAYQTQAQQPVSPAVSQPQPGAQTPLPDTTSQLLQARSQLQRAQGAAKTKKNDPAAPATARPVNNSALERLASVTERVQSRPAAVKEEAPAKKEAYRWKAKNIVPQAQQAPVATPRALKKALEHEKTPELAAKLAEEAITRDEWAADVSRLQVPKLVEQVALNAWKEQDGQHIRLHLRPSQRHLNSASAQKTLADALGVLYGAPVELTIIEDDNLAHRTPLEWRQAIYEEKLAQAREAIIADTNIQTLRRFFDADLDEESIRPL